The sequence below is a genomic window from Bacteroidota bacterium.
CAGCCTCATTAGAGTTTTTACCGGTTGAATCGCTTGAAAGCGCTGTCAGCATTGAGCTTGACGAGAATACAACAGCGGCCGTATCAGTAACTAAGGCATGATTAAGATTAATTTAATTAAGTTAAAAAATTAAAGAAAGGACTAAAGAAAATGGCTACAAAAGCAAAGAGTAAGAAAATAGGTAAGCCTGTAACAAAGAAGGCAACTAAACCAGCAGCTAAGCCTGCTGCAAAAAAGGCGGCTAAGCCGGTAGCAAAAAAAGTGAGCAAACCAGTAGCAAAAAAGGCTGCAAAGCCTATAGCTAAAAAGGTTGCTAAACCGGCACCTAAAAAGGCAGCTGCAAAACCAGCCCAAAAACCGATAGGAGCAAGGGCTGTTGTTAATATGCCAGTAAAGGCACAACCCCCAAAGCCAGGCGCAAAGAAAGATGTGAAGCAGGAGTCGAAACCTGCAGCAAAAAAGGAAGCCAAGCCTGCCCCTGCTAAACCAGCATCAAGTGCTGCCCCTGCCAAGCCAGCATCAAGTGCAGCTCCAGCTAAACCAGCAGCAAGTGCAGCTCCAGCTAAACCAGCAACAAGTGCAGCTCCAGCAAGACATGGAATGAAGCCGATGGGCAAACCCAGGTCGAGGCCTTCGCGTGCAAAAAACGCTGGAGAACCTGCGCCACCGAAAATTGCCCTACGCGACAAACCCGTCAACCCGGCATTGTTGAATCCTATAATTATTCCAATAAAGGAGGGTCCTAAACCTGCTCCAACTCCAGTGCAATATAATGCAGACGGCAGCGAAAAAAAACGCTACAGTGATGCCGAGTTGGCTGAGTTTAAGGAATTGATAACAAAGAAAGTTAGCGATGCCCGCGAGGAGTATACTTTGTTGCAAGAGCAAATAAATCATGCGAATGAGCATGGTACGGATGACACTGCAAGCACTTTTAAAATGCTTGAAGATGGAAGCGATACACTTGCCAAGGAAGAAGCAGTTCAATTAGCTGCCCGTCAGCGTAAATTTATTGAACAACTTGAAAATGCATTAATCCGTATTGAAAACAAATCGTATGGTGTGTGCCGCGTTACCGGAAAACTTATTCCTAAAGAGCGATTGCGCGCTGTACCTCATACTACCCAAAGTATGGAAGCCAAGCTGCAACAGTATAAAGATAATTAAGCCAAAAGGCACTTCTAAAGGTTGACGGCAAGGGTGAAATAATATCTCATCTTTGCCGTTTATTTTTTGGCAAATAATAAGTTTGGCAAAGCCTAAAATAAAATATTTAAATAAATAATGTCCTTTACGATATTGATTTTGATTATTGCACTTTTAATTTTTGCTCCATTGGTAATCTATTTAGCAAGGAAAAAAACAAAAGGGCATGATGATGAACTCAAATAATAAATAAACTATAATTCGTTGAAAAAGTCGTTACTCATTGTATTCGTAATATTACTAATTGATCAATTCGCAAAAGTATACATCAAAACCAATTTTATTCTGGGCGAGAATCATGAGGTAACCAATTGGTTTTTTATTCATTTTGTTGAAAATAATGGAATGGCCTTTGGGCTTGAGTTTGAAGGACAACTGGGAAAGTTTGCTTTAAGTTTTTTCCGGATCGTATTTGTTAGCGCTATGGGATATTATTTGTTTCGCAAAGTGATTCCTACAGGCAACAATTATTTTATTATAACACTTTCAATGGTTTTTGCCGGTGCCCTTGGAAATATAATTGACAGCGTTTTTTACGGTGTTTTGTTTTCAGCAAGCGACTATCAGGTAGCACAGTTTTTACCGCCCGATGGTGGTTACGCTTCGGTTTTGCATGGAAAGGTGGTTGATATGTTTTATTTTCCGCTAGTTTCGGCTGTGCTCCCTTCATGGTTCCCAGTTTGGGGTGGTGAACATTTTGAGTTTTTTCGACCTGTTTTTAATGTGGCAGATAGTGCAATCAGTGTAGGTATAGCCATCATGATTATTTTTCAGAAAAAAGTGTTTCACGAAGAACATCCACATTCCGATTCAACAATAGAAGAAAATTCAAAAACAACAGAGGCTATAAGTTAATGAAGCAACTCTTTTTCGCCCTGCTGATAGCATTCGCCTTGCTGTGTAACCAAAAACTGGTTGCCCAGTGGGCAAACGATTCTTTGCGAAGTGTCCAATTAACCGGTACCGTTATAGATGCAGAAACAAAAATGCCTATCAATAACCTGATGCTGATAAACCTGCGAACACGTCAAGGAATATTTTCGGGTGCTACCGGAGGTTTCTCTTTCAAGATGCTACACAGCGATACCTTACTTATCAGTGCTCCCGGCTATACCAACCAGAAAATATGTTTGGTTACTGAGGACTATCAACCAGTGATAAAAAAGCAAATTGCCCTAACCATTTTGAAAGTGCAATTGAAAGAAGTAACTGTATTTGCGCCACGCGACCTTGAAGAAATTCAAAAAGATATAGAGAAACTAGGATACCAAAAGAAGGACTATGTTATAGATGGTGCCGATGCCATGCAAAGTCCTATAACCTTTTTGTATCAGCAGTTTAGCAAGCGCGAGCGAGCCAAGCGCGAGATAGCTGAAAGGCGAAATGATGATAGAAGAAGAGAATTGCTGCGCGAGCTTTTAGCCAAGTATGTTGCTAACCAAATAATCGACCTCGATAATGATAAGTTTGACAATTTTATCGATTTCTGCAATGTCAATGACCAATTTCTTAAAAGTGCTTCGCAGTATGAGTTTATTATGTTTGTAAAAAAGAAATTTGAGTTTTACGAAATGATAAAAAGGTATAG
It includes:
- a CDS encoding TraR/DksA C4-type zinc finger protein yields the protein MQYNADGSEKKRYSDAELAEFKELITKKVSDAREEYTLLQEQINHANEHGTDDTASTFKMLEDGSDTLAKEEAVQLAARQRKFIEQLENALIRIENKSYGVCRVTGKLIPKERLRAVPHTTQSMEAKLQQYKDN
- a CDS encoding lipoprotein signal peptidase, giving the protein MKKSLLIVFVILLIDQFAKVYIKTNFILGENHEVTNWFFIHFVENNGMAFGLEFEGQLGKFALSFFRIVFVSAMGYYLFRKVIPTGNNYFIITLSMVFAGALGNIIDSVFYGVLFSASDYQVAQFLPPDGGYASVLHGKVVDMFYFPLVSAVLPSWFPVWGGEHFEFFRPVFNVADSAISVGIAIMIIFQKKVFHEEHPHSDSTIEENSKTTEAIS